CCGATACAAACAAGCCAAAGTAAACTAACCAAGGCGACATAAGAGCTACGAATTGTAGCCAAGACAGTAACCCAAGCTTGCCAAACTTGCGGGAACGAAAATATCCCCAACCGAGCAAAGCAAGGGTGAGTATAAATACGGTGATTGGAAGAAGTGGAGTTGACATCATAAAAATAAATTACAGGAAATCCTAGGAACTCTCGACAAAAAGCCATAATTCCCTACAATTTCTGAGTAGTTTGGCGGTGTTCTGTGTATTCACTTTAGCGACAAACCGTAAGCTACTGCATAGAAACAGAAAGTTTTTAAAATCTTGCTACATAAGTTATTTTTTTACTCTCTAGGTTATATTCTGCTTCCCACCACTAATTCTTGACGGGAAGAGAGTATACAAGCTCTAAGGGTTGGCTCAGTAAAGTTACAGAAATTGCCGATCAAACGAGCCAGAAAGAAAATGAAAGCGTTGCTTTGTAACGCTTTCATTTTCTTTCTGGCTTGGGTTTGAGAGCAAAGTGCTGTAGGAATTGATTTTTTCAGTGGAGTAGCAAAAAAATCTAATTCTTTATTAAATTGCAGCACCCTAAGTATTGTAGTATTGAGATCGGATATAATCAACGGTAAACACACAGGTTAACAGTGGATTTGTGAAAGCTTTTATAAAATTAATTAACTTATACCAAGGCACAAAATGGCGTAGCTATTTTGTGCTTTTAAAACCCTTGCTGGGTCTGGTTTTCAATCCACAAAAGTGTTGCCACTCTTTTGTGAATTGGGATTACTCTATAAAAGCGATCGCGTCGGACATGTCAAGACAATTTGAGGTAAGTGCAACGTGGGCATTGTTGTAGAAAGCGTAGTTAAGCAATTTGGTGATTTTTTAGCCCTAGACAATATCAATCTTGAGGTCAAAACTGGCTCTTTGGTGGCGTTATTAGGTCCATCTGGCTCTGGTAAGTCCACTTTATTACGATTGATTGCTGGCTTAGAAACCCCTGATCGCGGCAAGATTTTTCTGACTGGCAAGGATGCCACTGATCAAGATGTACGCGATCGCAACATTGGCTTTGTGTTTCAGCACTATGCCCTATTCAAGCATATGAACATCCGCCGCAATATTGGCTTTGGGCTAGAAATACGCAAAGAACCGAAAGCGAAAATTGCCGAACGTGTTGAAGAATTATTAGAATTAATTCAACTTAAAGGTTTAGGTCACCGCTATCCATCCCAACTATCGGGCGGACAGCGCCAACGGGTCGCCCTCGCCCGCGCTCTCGCTGTTCAACCCAGTGTCCTGCTCCTTGATGAACCATTTGGAGCACTCGATGCCAAAGTCCGCAAAGAGTTACGGGCTTGGCTACGCCGACTCCATGATGAGGTGCATGTCACCAGTGTATTTGTTACCCATGACCAAGAAGAAGCGATGGAAGTTGCTGACGAAATTGTGGTGATGAATAAGGGCAAAATCGAGCAAATTGGTACACCTGCGGAAGTTTACGATCATCCAGCCACTCCCTTTGTGATGAGCTTTATTGGACCTGTGAACGTACTTCCTGCCAATCGCGATCGCAAGAGTGAGTTTCATGAAATTCATCAGCACGATAGTGATGTTTACATTCGTCCTCGCGATATTCATATCGAACTTGAACCAACGAGCACTTCTATATCCGCCAGAATCACGAGATTGATTCATCTTGGTTGGGAAGTTCAGGCTGAATTAATACTAGGCGATGGACAGGTTTTGACTGCTCACCTGACTCGTGAACGCTATGATGAGTTGAAGTTACAACCACAGCAATATGTCCACATTGAGCCAAAGGATGCCAAGTCATTTCCACTCGATTATTCGATTTAGTTAGATGCTATTTACGGAATCTATCAGCTCTATTGCGATAGATATGTTTGTAGTCTTTGGCTTTTTGAAAAGGCGATCGCTGTAGTTTGATATTTGCTAATTAGGATTTAGGCGATCGCTTTGTTTTTGGTGACTTTGGCATCTTTGATTTTTGTGCTGAAAGTTTTTGCAGTTTTTGAACCTGTTTCAGAGTTAACCCTGTAAATTGGGCAACTAATTCTACGGAAATATTAGAATTCAACATGTTTAGGGCGATTTTGTTAGATGCCTTAGCCTCGCCTTTAGCCTCGCCTTTAGCCTCGCCTTCCAGCAGAATCTCTTGATAAATAACTGATTCTTTCATGATTTCGCTCCTCAAAAGTCTTTGGATGATTTCTTTATTCAG
This genomic stretch from Pseudanabaena galeata CCNP1313 harbors:
- a CDS encoding sulfate/molybdate ABC transporter ATP-binding protein; this translates as MGIVVESVVKQFGDFLALDNINLEVKTGSLVALLGPSGSGKSTLLRLIAGLETPDRGKIFLTGKDATDQDVRDRNIGFVFQHYALFKHMNIRRNIGFGLEIRKEPKAKIAERVEELLELIQLKGLGHRYPSQLSGGQRQRVALARALAVQPSVLLLDEPFGALDAKVRKELRAWLRRLHDEVHVTSVFVTHDQEEAMEVADEIVVMNKGKIEQIGTPAEVYDHPATPFVMSFIGPVNVLPANRDRKSEFHEIHQHDSDVYIRPRDIHIELEPTSTSISARITRLIHLGWEVQAELILGDGQVLTAHLTRERYDELKLQPQQYVHIEPKDAKSFPLDYSI